A genomic segment from Pseudomonas sp. M30-35 encodes:
- a CDS encoding NCS2 family permease, translated as MESVKSEQVAQPGAGLAKSGLLDRFFKLTEHRTTIRTELLAGLTTFVTMAYIIFVNPNIMANAGVDHGAAFVATCIGAALGCFLMGLYANWPVGLAPGMGLNAFFTYTVVGEMGYSWETALGAVFISGVLFMIMSLSRIREWLLNSIPMSLRFAMGAGVGLFLGLIGLKTAGIVVDSPATLITMGSFGEPTALLAAVCFLMIAVLSHRNIFGAILVSMLTVTAIGWGMGLVEFGGVVSMPPSLAPTFLAMDIKGAFQISMVSVILAFLFVNMFDTAGTLMGVAHRAKLVDENGQIQNLSKALKADSTSSVIGAMVGCPPVTSYVESASGVAAGGRTGLTAVAVGVLFLCAMFFAPLAGMIPAYATAGALIYVAMLMMSGMAHIDWEDLTDTIPAIVTVVMMPLTFSIANGIALGFLTYATLKILTGQRDKVSVSLYVLCIIFIAKFAFL; from the coding sequence GTGGAAAGCGTTAAATCAGAACAAGTTGCTCAGCCTGGCGCTGGGCTTGCTAAAAGCGGTTTACTAGACCGTTTTTTCAAGCTGACCGAGCACCGCACCACCATCAGAACCGAACTGCTTGCAGGCCTGACAACCTTTGTCACCATGGCCTACATCATTTTCGTTAACCCCAACATCATGGCTAACGCTGGCGTCGATCATGGCGCCGCCTTCGTTGCGACCTGTATCGGCGCGGCGCTTGGTTGCTTTCTTATGGGGCTCTACGCCAACTGGCCGGTCGGCCTGGCACCCGGCATGGGCCTCAACGCGTTCTTCACCTACACCGTTGTCGGCGAGATGGGTTACAGCTGGGAAACTGCGTTAGGCGCAGTATTCATTTCCGGCGTGCTATTTATGATCATGAGCCTTTCACGTATCCGTGAGTGGCTACTCAATAGCATTCCCATGAGCCTACGATTTGCCATGGGTGCTGGGGTCGGGTTATTCCTCGGCTTAATTGGCCTGAAGACAGCCGGCATTGTCGTCGACAGCCCGGCCACGTTAATCACCATGGGCTCCTTCGGTGAACCGACAGCTTTGCTTGCTGCTGTCTGCTTCCTGATGATCGCCGTACTCAGCCATCGCAATATATTTGGCGCCATTCTGGTCAGCATGTTGACGGTCACCGCGATTGGCTGGGGCATGGGTCTGGTTGAGTTTGGCGGCGTGGTTTCAATGCCTCCGAGCTTGGCCCCCACCTTCCTGGCGATGGACATCAAGGGCGCATTCCAGATCTCGATGGTCAGCGTCATTCTGGCCTTCTTGTTCGTCAACATGTTTGATACCGCAGGCACGCTGATGGGCGTCGCTCACCGCGCCAAGCTGGTTGATGAAAATGGTCAGATCCAGAACCTTTCCAAAGCCCTCAAGGCCGACAGTACCTCAAGCGTTATCGGTGCAATGGTTGGCTGCCCGCCTGTTACCAGTTACGTTGAAAGTGCTTCTGGCGTCGCCGCTGGCGGTCGTACTGGCCTGACAGCAGTCGCGGTTGGCGTATTGTTCCTTTGTGCGATGTTCTTCGCCCCGCTGGCCGGTATGATTCCTGCGTATGCCACAGCAGGCGCACTGATCTATGTAGCCATGCTGATGATGAGTGGTATGGCGCACATCGACTGGGAAGACTTGACGGACACCATCCCGGCCATCGTTACCGTGGTGATGATGCCGCTGACCTTCTCAATCGCCAACGGTATTGCACTGGGCTTTTTAACCTACGCAACCCTGAAAATACTGACTGGGCAACGCGACAAAGTATCGGTGTCCTTGTACGTACTGTGTATTATCTTTATCGCTAAGTTTGCCTTCCTCTAA
- a CDS encoding LysE family translocator, with amino-acid sequence MSLETWLLFSSAALIVILIPGPLSLLMVSNSLNYGLRRSIPAFIGGVSASICLLSASALGLGALLLASEQLFSALKLIGALYLFYLAWQSLQASRQAAKPATADEQPVNPSFNSMFWKAFGLGASNPKDILFFAAFLPQFLSTDHSLPQQLLVMIATWAVLDLACKLFYGLSAQGAARYLRSGKGQVWFNRISAGLFGAAGTASLLSRQ; translated from the coding sequence ATGAGTTTGGAAACCTGGTTATTGTTCAGCAGCGCGGCGTTGATTGTGATCCTGATTCCCGGACCACTGTCGCTGTTGATGGTCAGCAATAGCTTGAACTATGGCCTGCGCCGCTCAATACCCGCATTTATCGGCGGTGTGTCAGCCTCCATCTGCCTGCTCAGTGCTTCCGCTCTGGGACTGGGCGCTCTACTGCTGGCGTCCGAGCAACTGTTCTCCGCGCTAAAACTGATTGGTGCTTTGTATCTGTTCTATCTCGCCTGGCAAAGCTTGCAGGCCTCACGCCAAGCAGCCAAGCCTGCCACTGCCGATGAACAACCGGTAAACCCCAGTTTCAACAGCATGTTTTGGAAGGCATTTGGTTTGGGTGCGAGCAACCCGAAAGACATTCTGTTCTTCGCAGCATTTCTGCCGCAGTTTCTCTCTACCGATCATTCACTGCCCCAGCAATTGCTGGTGATGATCGCCACGTGGGCAGTTCTCGATCTCGCCTGCAAGCTGTTCTACGGCCTAAGCGCCCAAGGTGCGGCCCGTTATCTGCGCTCCGGCAAAGGCCAAGTGTGGTTCAACCGAATCAGCGCGGGCCTGTTTGGCGCCGCCGGCACAGCTTCGTTACTGAGCCGTCAATAA
- a CDS encoding aspartate/glutamate racemase family protein — protein MILQGGYNNHGAPIGVISLDSFFPKPEGHIRYAGTFDFPVIYKIVKGATVERLIRECDPKLLEPFTQAARELEADGVKAITGSCGFLALHQRQIAQAVNVPVFMSSLIQIPLVAQMLSPRRKIAVIVANSDALTPDHLQGAGITDQPIVIAGMQDQPQFSEVILRGRSNDLDMQIFSDELFSVAERVLSENPDTGAIVLECTDLSHFAPKLYERFNIPVFDLNSLMRMVAATVQRTRA, from the coding sequence ATGATCTTACAAGGTGGCTATAACAATCACGGCGCCCCAATCGGTGTCATTTCGTTGGACTCGTTTTTTCCAAAACCCGAGGGGCATATTAGATACGCTGGAACTTTTGATTTTCCCGTGATTTACAAAATAGTCAAAGGCGCGACGGTTGAGCGTCTCATTAGAGAGTGCGATCCCAAGTTGCTAGAACCGTTTACTCAAGCCGCACGTGAACTTGAGGCCGATGGTGTGAAAGCCATTACCGGTAGTTGCGGTTTTTTAGCACTGCACCAGAGGCAAATTGCCCAAGCGGTAAACGTTCCAGTATTTATGTCGAGTCTGATTCAGATTCCACTCGTCGCTCAAATGTTGAGCCCACGCCGAAAAATAGCTGTGATCGTTGCGAACAGTGATGCACTCACTCCAGATCACTTACAGGGTGCTGGAATCACTGACCAGCCGATCGTTATTGCAGGTATGCAGGATCAGCCACAATTTTCAGAAGTCATCTTGCGGGGGCGCTCTAATGATCTAGATATGCAAATATTTAGCGACGAGTTATTCAGTGTTGCGGAGCGTGTTCTATCGGAAAACCCGGATACCGGGGCGATAGTCCTTGAGTGTACTGACTTGTCGCATTTTGCCCCTAAACTCTATGAGCGCTTCAACATACCTGTATTCGATTTAAACAGCTTAATGCGTATGGTGGCTGCAACTGTTCAACGAACGCGGGCATGA
- a CDS encoding FAD-binding oxidoreductase produces MVSPLNIAVVGAGIIGLSTALWLQRAGLKVTLIDKSEPGVGTSFGNAGLFADYGRLPMASFEQLCKIPGMLIDKSSPLSVQPSYAKKLIPYAWHFVKACRSSSYAHGRDVLTALQILAPEADNVLLRETGAEYLVQSKGCLALYGTAESLQAAYSGELRERLEQGVRMESLSSGEVSELEPDLAPFHSGGVLYPDTRFTVSPIALSRCYVRAFCENGGRLLSENIVSITDNSEMCSLQSPQNTYQFDRVVICTGVAGSLLTQQLGCKVPLVSERGYHLMLNAQEWGISRPVGWHDRAVFMSPMEDGVRIAGMAEFAKPGALEGEAKKVWMLDSAIKMMGKVPDVTSTWVGSRPSTPDSLPVIGPIAGHDKVLVAYGHGHLGLTLSAVTGQLVAECIVGKPNQTLLAALSPSRFNQ; encoded by the coding sequence ATGGTTTCACCCTTAAATATTGCTGTTGTAGGTGCGGGAATAATTGGTTTGTCGACGGCCTTATGGCTTCAACGCGCAGGTCTAAAGGTTACCTTGATTGATAAGTCCGAACCCGGTGTAGGTACATCATTTGGCAATGCAGGGCTATTTGCAGACTATGGCCGATTACCCATGGCCAGTTTTGAGCAGCTTTGTAAAATTCCGGGAATGTTGATCGACAAGAGTAGCCCGCTGTCGGTCCAGCCCAGCTATGCGAAGAAGTTGATTCCGTATGCTTGGCATTTTGTTAAAGCGTGTAGATCCAGTAGTTATGCTCATGGTCGCGATGTCCTGACCGCGTTACAAATACTCGCGCCTGAAGCGGACAACGTTCTCCTGCGCGAAACTGGAGCAGAGTATCTGGTTCAGAGTAAAGGGTGTCTGGCATTGTATGGCACCGCCGAGTCTTTGCAGGCAGCGTATAGCGGAGAGTTACGAGAACGCCTGGAGCAGGGCGTTCGGATGGAGTCATTGTCCTCTGGTGAAGTCAGCGAGTTAGAGCCAGATCTAGCGCCATTTCATTCTGGTGGCGTGCTATATCCGGATACTCGTTTCACCGTCAGCCCCATTGCGTTAAGCCGCTGCTATGTGCGTGCTTTTTGCGAAAATGGTGGTCGCTTACTATCTGAAAATATTGTCTCGATCACTGATAACTCGGAGATGTGCAGCCTCCAGAGTCCTCAAAATACCTATCAGTTTGATCGTGTGGTGATATGTACAGGTGTTGCGGGTTCGCTCTTGACCCAGCAACTCGGTTGTAAGGTCCCGTTGGTCAGCGAGCGGGGTTATCACTTGATGCTTAATGCGCAGGAGTGGGGCATCAGTCGCCCAGTGGGTTGGCATGATCGTGCAGTATTTATGAGCCCAATGGAGGATGGGGTGCGTATTGCAGGTATGGCTGAGTTTGCAAAGCCAGGTGCGCTTGAAGGTGAGGCAAAAAAGGTGTGGATGCTTGATAGCGCAATTAAAATGATGGGTAAAGTACCTGATGTAACGTCAACGTGGGTTGGCAGCCGCCCATCAACCCCCGATTCACTTCCTGTGATCGGGCCTATCGCGGGCCATGACAAAGTATTAGTGGCATATGGGCATGGTCATCTGGGTTTAACGCTGTCAGCAGTAACAGGTCAGCTGGTGGCAGAGTGCATTGTTGGAAAGCCTAATCAAACATTGCTCGCTGCATTGTCACCGTCACGATTTAATCAGTGA
- a CDS encoding tripartite tricarboxylate transporter substrate binding protein — translation MKIKAKSLLIITALVVMPILTASAFADYPEKPIKVIVPWGAGGDSDLTTRVWAGAVEKVFDKPVIVINKQGGGGVIGTAFVARAKSDGYVLVNAGLSNVLVTPNFSKVPYDFNSFEPVVKLSSVPLGVLVNAESPYKTFDDFIAAAKAGTLTQGSWGAASSGTILANIIAGQAGYKVKFVNANTTAESMVALIGGHIDSAVSFPPAFAPHVKSGRARLLVLNKKMPEYPDVPTFADYGIKGSFEGWSGIFAPKGTPKDVIDKLVAASTTAMQSLEVVSAFKNMGAAIDLRHGESWKTELLDDYETMKQTAVAMKK, via the coding sequence ATGAAAATAAAAGCCAAAAGCCTGCTGATAATTACGGCGCTAGTTGTTATGCCAATCTTAACCGCTAGCGCATTTGCGGATTACCCTGAAAAGCCGATCAAAGTTATTGTGCCTTGGGGGGCGGGTGGAGATTCAGACCTTACCACTCGCGTCTGGGCGGGAGCGGTGGAAAAGGTATTTGATAAACCTGTTATCGTGATCAATAAGCAAGGCGGAGGCGGGGTCATTGGTACCGCCTTTGTAGCCAGGGCTAAAAGTGATGGCTATGTGTTAGTCAATGCGGGGCTCAGCAATGTATTGGTCACCCCAAATTTCAGTAAAGTACCCTACGACTTCAATAGCTTTGAGCCTGTAGTTAAGTTGTCGTCTGTACCATTAGGGGTTCTGGTTAACGCGGAAAGTCCGTATAAAACATTTGATGACTTTATTGCTGCTGCGAAAGCGGGGACTCTGACTCAAGGCTCTTGGGGGGCTGCATCCTCTGGAACAATTCTTGCCAATATTATTGCTGGCCAAGCGGGTTACAAGGTTAAATTTGTCAATGCTAATACGACTGCCGAGTCCATGGTTGCGTTGATAGGTGGCCACATTGACTCTGCTGTATCTTTTCCCCCTGCGTTTGCACCACATGTCAAGTCTGGACGCGCGCGGCTCTTGGTTCTTAATAAAAAAATGCCAGAGTATCCTGATGTACCTACCTTCGCTGATTATGGAATAAAAGGTAGCTTTGAAGGATGGTCTGGAATTTTTGCACCTAAAGGCACCCCTAAAGACGTCATCGACAAACTGGTGGCTGCAAGTACAACAGCGATGCAAAGTCTTGAGGTCGTTTCTGCGTTCAAGAATATGGGTGCCGCTATAGATTTACGTCATGGCGAAAGTTGGAAGACAGAACTTCTTGATGATTATGAAACAATGAAGCAAACCGCCGTTGCTATGAAAAAGTGA
- a CDS encoding tripartite tricarboxylate transporter permease — MFEVLNNMVNGLGAVLAVGPILGIIVGVCIGMFFGAIPGISAIMAIAIILPFTFYVDPIIGITTLLAVYKSGIYGGSISAILINTPGAAASFLTAQDGYALTKMGKAGKALAMALYASVTGEALATLVLIFVAAPISIISLQAGPIEKVFLLIFAFTVVGSMTGESIPRGILSCCLGMLFAMVGMSTITGATRLTFGIPELMSGFTFLPMLIGVLVMPEVIEAIKRRKEPHQNVSFDKAASPDDNRVTWKEYRSVFGTIIKSSSIGTFIGALPGLGSSAAAFLAYGEAKRTAKNPDEFGKGSIRGIAAAESANNAVCGSSMIPMLTLSIPGDDVTALLMGAFLIHGITPGPTIFYEHTDVIYAIFAGFLITDLFLLFIARAGFKFWIKVSSVRRCYIFPCVTVFAFFGAYSVSQDMFNVLILIVFTVFGYAMRLVGLNAAAFIIGFILTPLLEQNLDQAVAIVGDDYSLIYQSPFAWAFTGLTLFSLYSAFRLNKRKLGRSGFVAKKNSDDHSQDKSKTVLE; from the coding sequence ATGTTCGAAGTCTTAAATAATATGGTCAATGGCTTAGGCGCTGTTTTGGCAGTGGGGCCAATTCTTGGAATTATTGTGGGTGTGTGTATCGGCATGTTCTTCGGTGCAATCCCTGGTATATCAGCAATTATGGCAATCGCAATCATTCTGCCATTCACCTTTTATGTAGATCCCATAATTGGTATCACCACGCTCCTTGCTGTGTACAAATCAGGTATTTATGGTGGATCAATTTCAGCTATTTTAATTAACACACCTGGCGCAGCAGCCTCTTTCCTTACTGCTCAGGATGGGTATGCATTGACCAAGATGGGCAAGGCTGGTAAGGCACTTGCCATGGCCTTGTATGCATCTGTAACAGGTGAGGCGCTGGCCACCCTGGTGCTTATTTTTGTCGCAGCCCCTATCTCAATAATTTCATTACAGGCTGGCCCTATCGAAAAAGTTTTTCTCTTGATATTTGCATTTACAGTTGTTGGCTCAATGACGGGGGAGTCAATACCTCGAGGAATATTGTCGTGCTGTCTGGGTATGTTGTTTGCCATGGTGGGCATGTCAACAATAACCGGCGCAACGCGATTAACTTTTGGCATTCCGGAGTTAATGAGTGGATTTACGTTTTTGCCAATGTTGATTGGTGTGCTCGTAATGCCTGAGGTCATTGAGGCAATCAAGCGGCGTAAAGAACCACATCAGAACGTCTCTTTCGATAAAGCGGCAAGCCCGGATGATAACCGCGTGACATGGAAAGAGTACCGTTCAGTTTTTGGAACAATTATCAAGTCTTCCTCAATAGGAACATTCATTGGCGCGTTGCCCGGCTTAGGATCAAGTGCTGCTGCGTTTCTTGCCTATGGAGAGGCTAAGCGCACGGCTAAGAATCCAGATGAGTTTGGCAAGGGGTCGATTCGAGGAATCGCTGCTGCGGAATCTGCTAATAATGCGGTGTGTGGCTCAAGTATGATTCCCATGTTGACCTTGAGCATTCCAGGTGATGATGTAACGGCCTTACTGATGGGCGCTTTCTTGATACATGGAATAACACCAGGGCCCACTATTTTTTACGAACATACGGATGTTATTTATGCGATCTTCGCCGGTTTTTTGATTACAGACTTATTCCTGTTATTCATTGCCCGTGCCGGTTTTAAGTTTTGGATTAAGGTGTCATCCGTTCGTCGATGCTACATTTTCCCATGTGTTACGGTGTTTGCATTCTTTGGCGCTTATAGCGTAAGCCAAGATATGTTCAATGTACTGATATTGATTGTGTTTACAGTGTTCGGATATGCAATGCGTTTGGTTGGGCTAAATGCTGCTGCTTTTATCATCGGTTTTATATTGACGCCGCTGCTTGAGCAAAACTTGGACCAGGCTGTTGCGATCGTGGGTGATGATTATTCGCTCATCTATCAGTCGCCTTTCGCTTGGGCGTTTACAGGCTTGACCTTGTTTTCGCTTTATTCGGCTTTTCGTCTTAATAAAAGAAAGCTAGGTCGCTCCGGGTTCGTCGCAAAGAAGAATAGTGATGATCATTCACAAGATAAATCAAAAACGGTGTTGGAGTAA
- a CDS encoding tripartite tricarboxylate transporter TctB family protein — protein MNRRKIDVMMSSILILSSLVILTSDRLVDGGMETDLGSMFLPRIVACFIIALALMIGCSSLYKMISHASLAQAEVISFTGMLGILCYVGLLLIYWFSMPYVGFIISTSVVMFAVSWLLQGRNIVVILLLSIILPLVVYYGSSSLLRLELPVWSIT, from the coding sequence ATGAACAGAAGAAAAATAGATGTGATGATGTCCAGCATCCTAATACTGTCCTCGCTGGTTATATTGACGAGTGATAGGTTAGTCGATGGCGGCATGGAGACTGATTTGGGCTCTATGTTTCTTCCTCGGATTGTTGCCTGTTTCATAATAGCGCTTGCGCTGATGATTGGTTGTTCGTCGCTGTATAAAATGATCTCTCATGCATCATTGGCTCAGGCTGAGGTCATAAGTTTCACTGGTATGCTGGGTATCTTATGTTATGTGGGCCTATTGTTAATTTACTGGTTCAGCATGCCATACGTAGGTTTTATTATTTCTACTTCTGTTGTTATGTTTGCTGTTTCATGGCTGCTGCAAGGCCGCAATATAGTCGTTATTTTATTGCTTTCCATCATACTGCCGCTTGTTGTGTATTACGGCAGCAGTAGTTTGTTGCGTCTTGAGCTTCCAGTTTGGTCCATAACTTAA
- a CDS encoding LysR substrate-binding domain-containing protein, translating to MAVSLHIIFICAADLQRDQLRLKQALDDLIVTISLHKYKSYLFRISSVFLMEHMMNLRQMEAFRTIMLTGSVSEAAKRLFKTQPAVSMMIAGLEKEIGFKLFERRKRRLYPTPEAKYLYTEVEGIFSRITDVSQTIQDIQNSQHGFLRIGCMPGPSYSFMPDLIADFLDEHPQVQVSMQTRTSEGVREWTASSQYDLALAEISGPAASIETELFDLECVCALPAKHPLAKMEVITPQLLDNEHMILLYADHISAHTLNSLFVAANCRLNVRLRTRFFFPALRFVERGLGICVIDPITEAGYRATCAQEKIVFRSFRPLVSFRVGIIYPEHTAKSKMTITFAEHLRRRLSNLKQPKICD from the coding sequence ATGGCGGTCTCGCTACATATTATTTTTATTTGTGCAGCAGATCTTCAGAGGGATCAGCTGCGCTTGAAACAAGCGCTTGATGACCTGATAGTCACTATTTCACTTCATAAATACAAATCTTATTTATTTAGAATATCATCAGTTTTTCTTATGGAGCACATGATGAACCTGCGCCAGATGGAGGCTTTCCGCACGATCATGCTGACCGGTTCTGTGTCGGAGGCTGCCAAGCGGCTATTCAAAACCCAGCCAGCGGTAAGCATGATGATCGCCGGGCTAGAGAAAGAAATAGGTTTCAAGCTTTTTGAGCGCCGTAAACGCCGCCTATACCCAACGCCCGAAGCAAAATACCTCTATACCGAGGTCGAAGGCATTTTTTCACGTATTACCGATGTCTCTCAAACGATCCAGGACATCCAGAATAGCCAGCACGGATTCCTACGCATAGGTTGTATGCCGGGCCCCTCGTACTCCTTCATGCCTGATCTGATCGCAGACTTTCTCGATGAACATCCACAGGTGCAGGTCTCAATGCAGACTCGAACATCGGAAGGTGTAAGGGAGTGGACCGCATCTTCCCAGTATGATCTAGCGCTTGCAGAAATTAGCGGGCCAGCCGCTTCGATCGAAACAGAACTGTTTGATCTGGAGTGCGTGTGCGCATTACCAGCAAAACACCCGCTGGCAAAAATGGAGGTTATCACGCCCCAACTGCTCGACAATGAACACATGATTCTACTCTACGCCGACCATATAAGCGCTCACACACTCAATAGCCTATTTGTTGCGGCGAACTGCCGTTTGAACGTCCGTTTACGTACACGTTTTTTCTTCCCCGCACTGCGATTTGTCGAGCGTGGATTGGGAATCTGCGTCATAGACCCGATTACTGAGGCCGGTTATAGAGCAACCTGTGCTCAGGAAAAAATCGTGTTCCGCTCTTTCAGACCACTTGTCTCCTTTCGGGTTGGCATCATTTATCCCGAACACACGGCCAAGTCAAAAATGACCATCACCTTTGCCGAACACTTGAGGCGCCGCTTGAGTAACCTGAAACAGCCCAAAATCTGCGATTAG
- the uraH gene encoding hydroxyisourate hydrolase: MGRLTTHVLDAAHGCPGSDLKIELFRVEGAQLELLTTVQTNSDGRCDAPVLQGDDYRTGVYQLHFHAGDYYRARGVKLADQAFLDVVVLRFGVDAGQEHYHVPLLISPYSYSTYRGS; encoded by the coding sequence ATGGGAAGACTGACAACTCACGTACTCGATGCTGCACATGGCTGCCCCGGTAGCGACCTGAAAATTGAATTGTTCCGTGTTGAGGGGGCTCAGTTAGAGCTGCTGACAACCGTGCAAACCAATAGTGACGGCCGTTGTGATGCACCTGTACTGCAGGGCGATGATTACCGCACTGGGGTTTATCAACTGCATTTCCATGCAGGCGATTATTACCGTGCGCGCGGAGTCAAACTGGCCGACCAAGCTTTTCTGGATGTCGTTGTTTTACGTTTTGGTGTCGATGCTGGGCAAGAGCACTATCACGTACCTCTGCTAATTTCGCCTTACAGCTATTCGACCTATCGAGGCAGCTAA
- the puuE gene encoding allantoinase PuuE produces the protein MSAEYPRDLIGYANNPPHPQWPNDARIALSFVLNYEEGGERNILHGDKESEAFLSEMVSAQPLQGERNMSMESLYEYGSRAGVWRLLKLFQKHDIPLTVFAVAMAAERHPDVIKAMVGAGHEICSHGYRWIDYQYMDEAQEREHMLEAIRILTEITGERPYGWYTGRTGPNTRRIVMQEGNFLYDSDTYDDDLPYWDPASTEAKPHLVIPYTLDTNDMRFTQAQGFNKGDDFFEYLKDAFDVLYAEGVEGAPKMLSIGMHCRLLGRPARLAALARFIEYVKSHDKVWIARRVDIARHWHATHPFKQEHA, from the coding sequence GTGAGCGCTGAATACCCACGCGACCTGATCGGTTACGCCAACAACCCACCGCATCCGCAGTGGCCGAATGATGCACGCATCGCTTTGTCCTTTGTTCTCAATTATGAGGAAGGTGGCGAGCGCAACATTCTGCATGGCGACAAGGAATCTGAAGCTTTTCTGTCGGAAATGGTTTCGGCTCAACCGCTGCAAGGCGAGCGCAACATGAGCATGGAATCGCTTTATGAGTATGGCAGCCGTGCCGGTGTCTGGCGCTTGCTCAAGCTGTTCCAGAAACACGATATCCCACTGACCGTGTTTGCTGTGGCGATGGCCGCAGAGCGTCATCCCGACGTTATCAAGGCGATGGTTGGCGCTGGTCACGAAATCTGCAGCCACGGCTACCGCTGGATCGACTATCAATATATGGATGAGGCGCAGGAACGCGAGCACATGCTCGAAGCAATCCGCATCCTCACCGAGATTACCGGCGAGCGCCCGTACGGTTGGTACACCGGCCGTACAGGTCCAAATACCCGTCGCATCGTCATGCAAGAAGGTAACTTTCTCTATGACTCCGACACCTACGACGATGACCTGCCCTACTGGGACCCGGCCAGCACCGAGGCCAAGCCTCATCTGGTGATCCCGTATACGCTCGACACCAATGACATGCGCTTCACTCAGGCACAGGGCTTCAATAAGGGCGATGATTTCTTTGAATACCTTAAAGATGCATTTGATGTGCTGTATGCCGAAGGCGTAGAAGGCGCACCTAAAATGCTCTCAATCGGTATGCATTGCCGCTTATTGGGTCGCCCAGCACGCCTGGCAGCACTGGCACGCTTTATTGAATACGTTAAGAGCCACGATAAAGTCTGGATCGCCCGCCGCGTAGACATAGCGCGCCACTGGCATGCCACTCATCCATTCAAGCAGGAGCACGCTTAA
- the uraD gene encoding 2-oxo-4-hydroxy-4-carboxy-5-ureidoimidazoline decarboxylase, producing the protein MSRFQTLTPAQLSREEFVSTFADIYEHSPWVAEKAYDLGADETLNDIDGLQQRMADILLSASRDTQLALINAHPDLAGKAAVQGELTASSTSEQAGAGIQDCTAEEFARFTELNNAYKAKFGFIFIMAVKGSNRHQILAAFEERLNNTPEQEFARALAEINKIALFRLQQL; encoded by the coding sequence ATGAGCCGCTTTCAGACCCTGACACCTGCGCAGCTAAGCCGCGAAGAGTTCGTCAGCACCTTCGCTGATATTTATGAACACTCGCCTTGGGTTGCCGAAAAGGCATACGACCTCGGCGCCGATGAGACACTCAATGACATTGACGGCTTGCAACAGCGCATGGCCGACATTTTGCTCAGTGCTAGCCGTGATACGCAGCTGGCACTGATCAACGCTCACCCGGACCTGGCTGGTAAAGCTGCGGTTCAGGGTGAGCTAACCGCCTCTTCTACTTCAGAGCAGGCCGGTGCGGGCATCCAAGATTGCACCGCCGAGGAATTCGCCCGTTTCACAGAGCTGAACAATGCGTATAAAGCAAAATTCGGTTTCATCTTCATCATGGCGGTGAAAGGCAGTAATCGTCACCAGATCCTTGCAGCATTCGAGGAGCGACTAAATAACACTCCGGAACAGGAATTTGCTCGTGCTCTGGCTGAAATCAACAAGATTGCGCTGTTCCGCTTGCAGCAGCTGTAG